A single region of the Thermococcus paralvinellae genome encodes:
- a CDS encoding maleate cis-trans isomerase family protein produces the protein MYGWRGRIGLIVPSSNTTMEMELHSALPEGVSLHTARMPLKGITEEELLKMSSLAVESAKLLKDADIDIILYGCTSGSFIGGANFEAELEERIEREVNVSVITTSTAVIEALKILDAQQIIVVTPYTEEINQREKEFLEANEFEVLDIRGLGLVDNLRVGKLEPYEVYRMAKAMFMDEADAIFISCTNLRTFEIIEALEEDLGVPVVTSNQASLWLALRELDVREKIPWLGRLLVEY, from the coding sequence ATGTATGGATGGAGAGGTAGAATTGGATTAATTGTTCCATCATCAAACACCACAATGGAGATGGAGCTTCACTCTGCTCTGCCTGAGGGCGTTTCTCTTCACACAGCGAGAATGCCACTAAAAGGTATTACAGAAGAAGAGCTTTTGAAAATGAGTTCTCTTGCAGTTGAGAGTGCTAAGCTTTTAAAAGACGCCGACATTGATATAATCCTTTATGGATGTACAAGTGGCTCCTTTATTGGAGGGGCTAACTTTGAAGCTGAGCTTGAAGAGAGAATTGAGAGAGAAGTAAATGTCTCAGTAATAACAACAAGCACAGCTGTTATTGAAGCATTAAAAATACTCGATGCCCAGCAGATAATAGTGGTAACACCATATACAGAAGAGATAAATCAGAGAGAGAAGGAGTTCTTAGAGGCCAACGAATTTGAAGTTCTCGATATAAGAGGTCTTGGACTTGTTGATAATCTCCGAGTAGGGAAACTTGAACCTTACGAAGTCTATCGTATGGCCAAGGCAATGTTCATGGATGAGGCAGATGCAATTTTCATAAGCTGCACTAATTTAAGAACTTTTGAAATAATCGAAGCTCTTGAAGAGGACTTAGGTGTTCCAGTTGTTACGAGCAATCAAGCATCGCTGTGGCTTGCTTTAAGGGAATTGGATGTTAGAGAAAAGATACCCTGGCTTGGGAGACTTCTTGTGGAATACTGA
- a CDS encoding nitroreductase family protein — protein sequence MELSEAIAKRTSVRFYEEREVDDETLKELIKAAIRAPTASGLENWFFVAYKSKDVRENVYELIKQGHIEYFRERGLPEEKMKKLLKRFEEGMYRAPLYLGVFINKNVKALQDEKYSKLEFYWALESAAMAIENLMLKATELGLGTCYIGVACFEHIEKELKKIAGLREEYCLAGLITVGYPKEETKPRKRKKSVEEVLRIL from the coding sequence ATGGAGTTAAGCGAAGCAATAGCTAAGAGAACCTCAGTAAGATTTTATGAGGAGCGAGAAGTTGATGACGAAACTTTAAAGGAGCTAATTAAAGCTGCCATAAGAGCTCCAACTGCAAGCGGACTGGAGAACTGGTTCTTTGTGGCATATAAGAGCAAAGACGTTCGAGAAAACGTGTACGAACTAATAAAGCAGGGACATATTGAGTACTTTAGGGAAAGAGGCCTGCCAGAGGAGAAAATGAAAAAGCTACTCAAAAGATTCGAAGAAGGTATGTACAGGGCACCGCTTTATCTAGGAGTGTTCATCAATAAGAATGTTAAAGCTCTGCAGGATGAAAAATACAGCAAATTGGAGTTTTACTGGGCATTAGAAAGCGCAGCAATGGCAATTGAAAACTTAATGCTCAAGGCTACTGAGCTTGGATTAGGCACCTGTTATATTGGAGTTGCATGCTTTGAACACATAGAAAAAGAACTCAAGAAAATTGCAGGCTTGAGGGAGGAATACTGCCTTGCAGGTCTGATAACAGTAGGGTATCCAAAAGAAGAGACAAAGCCCAGGAAGAGAAAGAAAAGCGTTGAGGAAGTTTTGAGAATACTCTGA
- the thiI gene encoding tRNA uracil 4-sulfurtransferase ThiI encodes MFNCVIVRYGEIGTKSRQTRKWFESILINNIREALVSESIDYKSVFAKHGRIIVKTNRAKESIDVLKRVFGIVSLSPAMEIDAELEKINKTALKLFRKKKRELNLEKPKFRVTARRITKEFPLKSPEIQAKVGEYILKNDEAEVDLKNYDIEVGVELMEGKAYIFVDKIKAWGGLPIGTQGKVVALLSGGIDSPVAAFLMMKRGCEVIPVHIYMGEKTLEKVRKIWNQLKKYHYGGKADLIVIKPKEREKIIEKLKGLKKENYTCVFCKFMMVKNADKIAREFGAKGIVMGDSLGQVASQTLENMYIVSQASDLPIYRPLIGMDKEEIVEIAKKIGTFELSTLPEDEVPFIPKHPVIRGSWEEFKKLYREIFGEEPKKRGC; translated from the coding sequence GTGTTCAACTGCGTGATAGTGAGATACGGTGAGATTGGAACAAAATCAAGGCAAACGAGAAAATGGTTCGAGAGCATATTGATCAACAACATCAGGGAAGCTTTAGTCAGTGAGAGTATTGATTATAAGAGCGTTTTTGCGAAGCATGGGAGGATAATAGTCAAAACAAATAGAGCGAAGGAGAGTATAGACGTCCTAAAGCGGGTATTTGGAATTGTTTCCCTTTCCCCAGCGATGGAAATTGATGCTGAGCTGGAGAAAATCAATAAAACCGCTTTAAAGCTCTTCCGCAAAAAGAAGAGAGAGCTTAATTTGGAAAAACCGAAGTTCAGAGTTACAGCAAGACGAATTACAAAAGAGTTTCCTCTGAAAAGTCCAGAAATCCAAGCTAAAGTTGGTGAATATATTCTGAAAAATGACGAAGCTGAGGTGGATTTGAAAAACTACGACATTGAGGTCGGCGTTGAGCTAATGGAAGGAAAAGCGTACATCTTTGTGGACAAAATTAAGGCTTGGGGAGGTCTTCCCATAGGAACTCAGGGAAAAGTTGTTGCCCTGCTCAGCGGTGGGATAGATTCTCCCGTGGCAGCATTTCTCATGATGAAAAGAGGCTGTGAAGTCATTCCAGTTCACATATACATGGGAGAAAAAACCCTCGAAAAAGTCAGGAAAATTTGGAATCAGCTCAAAAAGTATCACTACGGTGGAAAAGCGGACCTCATTGTAATTAAGCCAAAAGAAAGGGAAAAGATCATAGAGAAGCTCAAGGGGCTCAAAAAAGAAAACTATACTTGTGTCTTCTGCAAGTTTATGATGGTCAAAAATGCTGATAAGATAGCGAGGGAGTTTGGAGCTAAAGGCATCGTTATGGGAGACTCCCTCGGACAGGTTGCATCTCAAACGCTGGAAAATATGTATATTGTTAGCCAAGCGAGTGATCTACCTATTTACAGGCCACTTATAGGAATGGACAAGGAAGAAATAGTAGAAATAGCAAAAAAAATAGGTACTTTTGAACTATCGACGCTTCCAGAGGATGAAGTTCCATTCATTCCAAAACATCCAGTGATTAGAGGTTCCTGGGAGGAATTCAAAAAGCTCTACAGAGAAATCTTTGGAGAAGAGCCTAAAAAGAGAGGCTGCTGA
- a CDS encoding 7-cyano-7-deazaguanine synthase: protein MKAVALLSSGIDSPVAIYLMLKKGLEVIPIHFKQDESKYRKVQKIWKRLRELYPKRLKELVVVDVYEYQAPVFEKLIELKKHKWICVFCKFTMYKKATEIAKENGAWAIITGDSLGQVASQTLDNLVIISLATDLPILRPLIGFDKEEVVKIAKEIGTFDISIEPEEGCPFVPKHPIIRGSLGEFKKVHEAVFGTPC from the coding sequence GTGAAGGCTGTTGCTTTGCTCAGCTCAGGAATAGATTCACCCGTAGCTATTTACCTGATGCTAAAAAAGGGTCTAGAAGTAATTCCAATTCACTTCAAGCAGGATGAGAGTAAGTATAGGAAAGTTCAGAAAATTTGGAAACGACTTAGGGAGCTCTATCCTAAAAGGCTGAAAGAGCTAGTCGTCGTTGATGTCTATGAATATCAAGCGCCTGTTTTTGAAAAGCTTATTGAGCTGAAAAAACACAAATGGATTTGTGTCTTTTGTAAATTCACCATGTACAAGAAAGCCACAGAGATAGCAAAAGAAAATGGAGCATGGGCGATTATAACTGGGGATTCTTTAGGACAAGTGGCATCACAGACCCTTGATAATCTGGTCATAATTTCATTAGCAACAGATTTACCCATCTTAAGACCTCTGATTGGATTTGATAAAGAGGAAGTTGTGAAAATTGCTAAAGAGATTGGAACATTTGATATAAGCATTGAGCCTGAGGAAGGCTGTCCTTTTGTGCCAAAGCATCCAATAATTAGAGGCTCGTTGGGAGAATTCAAGAAAGTTCACGAGGCTGTTTTTGGAACCCCTTGTTAA
- a CDS encoding cysteine synthase family protein, with translation MYFAKLEFFNPFSRSIKDRAVFNMLMKAKQRKEINGKNKLFEATSGNVGIAMASLSNILGVKFRAYLPKPTPETTEILLKVLGAEVIRTEFETIDPTMVEFVKKEAEKNDAVNLNQFENEDNFEAHYKYTAREIDEQLRSIGKKPDVIVAGIGTSGHIAGLAKYFKERYDTKIVGVVPAKGEKIPGIKRLETKPKWVPKVKIDEIIEITQREAIEGSIKIARRDGLLIGLSAGAVVKALEKIRDKYNGTAVLIFPDDGFKYVEIFERYLSGEI, from the coding sequence ATGTATTTTGCCAAGCTAGAGTTCTTTAACCCCTTCAGCAGAAGCATAAAGGACAGAGCTGTTTTCAACATGCTCATGAAGGCCAAGCAGAGAAAGGAAATAAACGGAAAGAACAAGCTTTTTGAGGCCACTTCTGGGAATGTTGGAATTGCAATGGCATCTTTGTCAAATATACTTGGAGTCAAATTTAGAGCATATTTACCAAAGCCAACTCCAGAGACAACAGAGATTCTGCTAAAAGTTCTTGGTGCAGAAGTCATAAGGACAGAGTTTGAGACCATAGATCCCACAATGGTAGAATTTGTGAAAAAGGAAGCTGAAAAAAACGATGCAGTGAATTTAAACCAATTTGAAAATGAGGATAACTTTGAGGCACACTACAAATATACTGCAAGAGAAATCGATGAGCAGCTGAGGAGTATAGGGAAAAAGCCAGATGTCATAGTAGCAGGAATAGGAACTTCTGGCCACATAGCTGGATTAGCGAAATATTTCAAGGAACGTTATGATACAAAAATAGTCGGAGTAGTCCCAGCAAAAGGAGAAAAGATCCCAGGGATAAAGCGTTTAGAAACAAAGCCAAAATGGGTTCCAAAAGTTAAGATAGACGAAATAATCGAAATAACCCAGAGAGAAGCAATTGAAGGTTCCATAAAGATTGCAAGGAGAGATGGACTACTGATTGGCTTAAGTGCTGGTGCTGTCGTAAAGGCTCTGGAGAAGATCAGAGACAAATACAATGGGACAGCAGTGTTAATATTTCCAGACGATGGATTTAAATATGTAGAGATCTTTGAGAGATACCTAAGTGGTGAGATATGA
- a CDS encoding zinc ribbon domain-containing protein, producing the protein MFCPKCGTEVDEEFDFCPVCGYDLRKVKEKLGIVQGIPREGEKKGKLEEKLKVVDHVEKVPEVDGKFFRRETKCKVEVFGVSGNLEKFTGENRTISLGELTLNEIQEVFAKLPREYSKKDKKDIIKGKKHPVTMIIDREEGTLFIYLNPDGTYLLQGGVRALEAAFDISSNAGYKEAMNLIERFYTDEKLFEEWERKIKEAEEEAEKSKILAKARELEDYLGPDRYICVMRDGIAKGPVSADGILLPELFYPYEYIVEVKLSKGWISSGIEIRYRNPKKGKIKKAKFSIEKDGYFELKDALMRLIPEKVSVK; encoded by the coding sequence GTGTTCTGTCCCAAATGCGGTACAGAAGTTGATGAGGAGTTTGATTTTTGTCCTGTCTGTGGTTATGATCTGAGGAAGGTCAAAGAAAAGCTTGGAATTGTACAAGGAATCCCAAGAGAAGGAGAAAAGAAAGGGAAACTAGAAGAAAAATTAAAGGTTGTAGACCATGTTGAAAAAGTACCAGAAGTTGACGGGAAGTTTTTCAGGAGAGAAACTAAGTGTAAGGTAGAGGTTTTTGGAGTTTCTGGTAATTTAGAAAAATTTACGGGAGAAAATAGGACAATAAGCCTTGGAGAATTAACACTAAACGAAATACAGGAAGTTTTTGCAAAACTTCCGAGAGAATATTCAAAAAAGGATAAAAAGGACATTATTAAAGGAAAGAAGCATCCAGTCACAATGATAATTGACAGAGAAGAAGGCACACTGTTCATTTATCTAAATCCGGACGGGACTTACCTGCTCCAGGGAGGTGTCAGAGCACTTGAGGCTGCTTTTGATATATCCTCGAACGCAGGTTATAAAGAGGCTATGAACTTAATTGAACGATTCTACACCGATGAGAAACTCTTTGAAGAATGGGAGAGGAAAATAAAGGAAGCCGAAGAAGAGGCTGAGAAAAGTAAAATTCTTGCAAAAGCAAGGGAGCTTGAGGATTATCTTGGCCCTGACCGCTATATTTGTGTCATGAGGGATGGCATAGCTAAAGGACCTGTAAGTGCCGATGGCATCCTTCTCCCAGAACTCTTTTATCCATACGAATACATCGTTGAAGTTAAGCTCAGCAAGGGATGGATTAGCTCGGGAATTGAAATCAGATATAGAAACCCAAAGAAAGGAAAAATCAAAAAGGCAAAATTCAGCATTGAAAAGGATGGATATTTCGAGCTCAAAGATGCACTGATGAGGCTGATACCTGAAAAAGTAAGCGTTAAGTAG
- a CDS encoding zinc ribbon domain-containing protein encodes MPHNFKFCPYCGGELRGDFRFCPYCGASLEITKATREITKSDNTIRTEPKIEPEKVLKPQTVAEPEGFQKRFSLSYIPAGRVTSKEKKLNIYVSGVNKNLVFDGSKGTKFGKLRLDEALRLFEKLPKSYPRPLSKNDNPIQFEVDHCLHIGLASIEELRYRIVAIISSEHIYAGSIVFTILENASYNEAVEAIKRYYREGNEFLKNAYKAKERHLEEKETSEGKYLLKIPGVFIRYDTEVYMSSALYLVKEGLKFYAHDGNYLYMEMPEDLPYFAREGIQKIKFNKKYTEMEVTYRDDNGRKKTFKYVFLMPEEGRRYYRVLSSEFPGKVKVGGGWFG; translated from the coding sequence GTGCCCCATAACTTCAAATTTTGTCCTTACTGTGGGGGAGAGCTTAGGGGAGATTTCAGGTTCTGTCCATACTGTGGAGCATCCCTTGAGATAACCAAAGCTACCAGAGAGATTACTAAATCTGACAACACTATAAGAACAGAACCCAAGATAGAGCCTGAAAAAGTTCTTAAACCTCAAACTGTAGCTGAACCAGAAGGATTCCAAAAAAGGTTTTCTCTAAGTTATATCCCAGCTGGTAGGGTCACCTCAAAGGAGAAAAAGCTAAACATCTATGTTAGTGGAGTTAATAAGAATCTCGTTTTCGACGGATCAAAGGGAACTAAATTCGGGAAGTTAAGGCTTGATGAAGCCCTAAGACTCTTTGAAAAACTTCCAAAGTCATATCCGCGGCCACTCTCAAAGAATGACAATCCCATACAATTTGAAGTAGATCACTGTCTCCACATAGGACTGGCTTCCATAGAAGAGCTAAGATATAGAATTGTTGCAATTATAAGCTCTGAACATATTTATGCAGGGTCAATTGTATTTACAATTCTAGAAAACGCAAGTTACAATGAAGCGGTTGAGGCAATAAAAAGGTATTATAGGGAGGGGAATGAATTTCTCAAAAATGCATATAAGGCCAAAGAGAGGCACTTAGAAGAAAAAGAGACATCGGAGGGCAAATATCTTCTTAAAATACCTGGAGTCTTTATAAGATACGACACTGAGGTATATATGTCCTCGGCACTTTACCTTGTAAAGGAGGGACTTAAGTTCTACGCCCATGATGGGAATTATCTTTACATGGAAATGCCCGAAGATCTACCATATTTTGCAAGGGAAGGTATCCAGAAGATCAAATTCAATAAAAAATACACAGAAATGGAGGTAACCTACAGAGATGATAACGGCAGAAAGAAGACTTTCAAATATGTCTTTCTCATGCCCGAAGAGGGAAGGAGATATTATCGAGTTCTTTCATCTGAATTCCCGGGAAAAGTTAAAGTTGGTGGAGGTTGGTTTGGATGA
- a CDS encoding NHL repeat-containing protein, whose amino-acid sequence MRKLLVGLLVFMMMALAVPEVESEERYWIKMYSEGDRESGNAVAVAPDGDLIIVGTRYSKGNFYDAWVIRLDPNGGIKWQKSYGGEDNDEAKAVAVAENGDIIVAGVTQSHGEGNGDIWILRLDTWGNVKWQKTYGSKEAEDCWDVAVTKEGNIIVVGKTENSVWILMLHGDGNIGWQKKYDGYVSSYESSMALANNGDIIIATSIRHPEWDDSVWVLRLNHNGSVIWQKAYGGDSTYYAYDVAVVENGDIIVAGQTYDIKDKCFKAWVIRLNANGNIQWQKSYGSDKEYNEMKEYRINAIEVLKNGDIILTGTTERKSLNPNAWISKIDSNGNIKWQKSYGSLSNTEIKDVVSTANGNVFAVGVSALKMLLIKIPPDGRFPDCENYKDSKALAKNTNVKIGSVKVSIRPIFAKVNRTKAQVKNTNAEVKTKCSMVLTTPTHTPKGSTIETPTGWARSYGGKYYDEARTVAVTPEGDIIAAGTTESFGTGNYDLWVIRLDSEGNIKWQKTYGGKGDDSAYAVAVASNGDIIVAGSTSSFGAGDYDLWVLRLDKNGNIRWEMTYGGEYGEGALGVALALNGDIIVAGYTGGFGAGDYDVWMLRLDSAGNVKWQKTYGGEDEDVALDVAIVKSSDIVVGGYTYSFGAGKEDAWVLYLDGNGNVKWQKTYGREGEDEIWAISATENGDIVAAGYTTSFGAGNEDVWVLRIDDRGEIIWEKTYGGEYGDIGMGIEEINRKIVVTGITQNFDVQTVGALVLYLDEMGNMLWGKVCEGGEMRVWEVSATDSSVVTAGYIKTPEGNEDLWVLKLSPEGASQCAMCWKVKAESEDTSAKIRNSEAQVENTKGEVKGSRARVKVSDAESNVQCTLESMGKQPVKETISEQSESWTATEETYPTPEEEEEGGICGPGIIILLGLIAIVLRR is encoded by the coding sequence ATGAGAAAACTCCTCGTGGGGTTATTAGTTTTTATGATGATGGCACTTGCGGTGCCTGAAGTTGAAAGTGAAGAAAGATATTGGATAAAGATGTACAGTGAAGGTGATAGAGAGAGCGGAAATGCCGTTGCAGTCGCTCCAGATGGTGACCTCATAATTGTAGGCACAAGGTACTCTAAGGGGAACTTTTATGATGCTTGGGTTATCCGATTAGACCCAAATGGAGGAATAAAATGGCAAAAAAGCTATGGTGGGGAAGATAACGATGAAGCCAAAGCAGTTGCTGTTGCTGAGAACGGTGATATCATAGTTGCTGGGGTTACACAAAGCCATGGTGAAGGAAACGGTGACATCTGGATTCTCCGGCTTGACACGTGGGGAAACGTTAAATGGCAGAAAACCTATGGAAGTAAGGAAGCAGAGGATTGCTGGGATGTTGCTGTAACTAAAGAGGGAAATATTATTGTTGTAGGTAAAACAGAAAATAGCGTTTGGATTCTGATGCTTCATGGTGATGGAAATATCGGATGGCAAAAGAAGTATGATGGATATGTTTCAAGTTATGAGTCCTCAATGGCGTTGGCCAATAACGGAGACATAATTATAGCAACCTCAATTCGTCACCCTGAATGGGATGATAGCGTGTGGGTTCTTAGGCTGAATCATAATGGAAGTGTAATATGGCAGAAAGCCTATGGTGGAGACAGTACGTATTATGCCTATGATGTCGCAGTTGTTGAGAATGGAGATATAATTGTGGCAGGTCAAACCTATGATATCAAAGACAAATGCTTCAAGGCATGGGTAATTCGTTTAAACGCAAATGGGAACATACAGTGGCAGAAAAGTTATGGAAGCGATAAAGAATACAATGAAATGAAGGAATACAGGATCAATGCAATTGAAGTCCTAAAGAATGGAGATATTATCTTGACAGGAACAACCGAAAGAAAAAGTCTCAATCCCAATGCTTGGATTTCCAAGATTGATTCCAATGGAAACATAAAGTGGCAGAAGTCCTACGGCAGTTTAAGCAATACTGAGATAAAAGACGTTGTCTCCACAGCGAACGGTAATGTTTTTGCAGTTGGAGTGAGTGCACTTAAGATGCTTCTCATTAAAATCCCTCCAGATGGGAGATTTCCAGATTGTGAAAACTACAAGGACTCCAAGGCATTAGCAAAGAACACAAACGTTAAAATTGGAAGTGTAAAGGTCAGCATAAGGCCTATTTTTGCAAAGGTTAACCGTACAAAAGCTCAGGTCAAAAACACAAACGCAGAAGTTAAGACAAAGTGTTCCATGGTCCTGACTACACCAACCCATACGCCCAAAGGGTCCACAATAGAAACTCCCACAGGATGGGCAAGGAGCTATGGTGGAAAATATTATGATGAAGCCAGAACAGTCGCAGTAACACCCGAAGGAGACATCATAGCAGCTGGAACAACTGAAAGCTTTGGTACTGGAAATTACGACCTCTGGGTTATTAGACTCGACAGCGAAGGAAACATCAAATGGCAGAAAACCTACGGAGGTAAGGGAGATGATAGCGCTTATGCTGTTGCAGTGGCTTCAAACGGTGATATAATCGTCGCAGGCTCAACCTCGAGCTTTGGTGCTGGGGATTACGACCTCTGGGTTCTCCGCTTGGACAAGAACGGCAACATACGGTGGGAGATGACCTATGGAGGGGAGTATGGAGAAGGAGCCTTGGGAGTGGCGTTAGCATTAAACGGCGACATTATTGTAGCTGGCTACACTGGAGGCTTTGGTGCTGGAGATTATGATGTCTGGATGCTTCGCTTAGATTCTGCTGGTAATGTGAAGTGGCAAAAAACATATGGTGGAGAAGATGAAGATGTTGCACTAGATGTTGCTATTGTTAAGAGCAGCGATATAGTTGTTGGGGGCTACACCTACAGTTTTGGAGCGGGTAAAGAAGATGCCTGGGTTCTATATTTGGACGGCAATGGAAATGTTAAATGGCAGAAAACATACGGAAGAGAAGGTGAAGACGAAATCTGGGCAATTAGTGCAACTGAGAATGGAGATATAGTTGCAGCTGGGTACACAACAAGCTTTGGTGCCGGTAATGAAGATGTTTGGGTTCTTAGGATTGATGACAGAGGGGAGATCATATGGGAGAAGACCTATGGAGGGGAATATGGAGATATAGGTATGGGAATTGAGGAAATCAATAGAAAGATAGTTGTAACAGGCATTACCCAAAACTTTGATGTACAGACCGTGGGGGCACTCGTTCTGTATTTAGATGAAATGGGCAACATGCTCTGGGGAAAAGTCTGTGAGGGTGGAGAAATGAGGGTTTGGGAAGTTTCAGCTACTGATAGCAGTGTTGTAACTGCAGGATACATAAAGACTCCAGAGGGAAATGAAGATTTGTGGGTTCTCAAGCTTTCTCCTGAGGGAGCCTCCCAATGCGCTATGTGCTGGAAGGTGAAAGCCGAAAGTGAAGATACCAGTGCCAAAATAAGGAACTCGGAGGCACAAGTTGAAAACACGAAAGGAGAAGTTAAAGGATCAAGAGCACGTGTAAAAGTAAGTGATGCAGAGAGTAATGTGCAATGCACCCTAGAAAGCATGGGAAAACAACCCGTAAAAGAGACAATAAGTGAACAAAGTGAGAGCTGGACTGCTACAGAAGAGACATATCCAACCCCAGAAGAAGAGGAAGAAGGGGGAATATGTGGACCCGGAATTATTATATTGTTGGGCCTTATTGCAATAGTTTTGAGGAGATAA
- a CDS encoding acetate--CoA ligase family protein produces the protein MKEEALKVIEDVLSKGRKALVEYEAKQVLKAYDLPVPNEKLAKTLDEALEYAKEIGYPVVLKLMSPQILHKSDAKVVALNIKNEEELKKKWEEIHENAKKYRPDAEILGVLVAPMLKPGREVIIGVTEDPQFGHAIMFGLGGIFVEILKDVTFRIIPIEEKDAWAMIKSIRGYPILAGARGEPPADMKALVEMMLKVSKLVDDLKDYIKEMDLNPVFVYNEGEGAVVVDARIILK, from the coding sequence ATGAAAGAGGAAGCTTTGAAAGTTATTGAAGATGTTTTGAGCAAGGGCAGAAAAGCCTTAGTTGAATATGAGGCAAAGCAAGTTTTGAAGGCTTATGATCTGCCTGTTCCAAATGAGAAGCTTGCAAAGACTCTTGATGAGGCTCTCGAATATGCCAAAGAGATTGGCTATCCTGTTGTTCTCAAGCTGATGTCACCTCAAATACTTCACAAGAGCGACGCAAAGGTTGTTGCTCTTAACATCAAGAACGAGGAAGAACTAAAGAAGAAGTGGGAGGAGATTCACGAGAATGCTAAAAAATACCGCCCAGATGCGGAGATCTTAGGCGTTTTAGTCGCTCCGATGCTCAAGCCTGGAAGAGAAGTTATCATCGGTGTAACTGAAGATCCTCAGTTTGGACATGCAATAATGTTCGGTCTTGGTGGTATCTTCGTTGAAATCCTCAAGGATGTAACTTTTAGAATAATCCCAATTGAGGAGAAAGATGCCTGGGCAATGATAAAGAGCATCAGGGGCTATCCAATTTTAGCTGGAGCAAGGGGAGAGCCACCAGCTGACATGAAAGCTCTTGTGGAAATGATGTTGAAAGTCTCAAAGCTTGTTGACGATCTAAAAGACTACATAAAAGAGATGGACCTAAACCCGGTGTTTGTCTACAATGAAGGCGAAGGAGCAGTTGTAGTTGATGCAAGGATAATTTTGAAGTAA
- a CDS encoding acetate--CoA ligase family protein yields METPKIVEELKPFFEPKAVAIIGATNKKGKVGNVIFENFKRNKELGIFKGNIYPVNPKLDEIDGYKVYKSVKELPDDTDLAVISIPAPFVPATMKDIAEKGIKAVIIITGGFGELGEEGKKLEKEIYEIAKANGIRIIGPNCVGVYVPDTGVDTVFLPEEKMDRPKSGPIAFVSQSGAFAAAMLDWAALAGIGIGKMVSYGNKIDVDDADLMDYFIYDDQIKVVTFYIEGVKDGRKFIEAAKRITKVKPVIALKSGRTEYGAKAASSHTGSLAGADVIYDAVFKQTGIIRAEDFEHMFDVAKAFAKCKLPKGDRIGIITDGGGAGVMASDAVAKFGLKMAQLSEETLKFLKENFPPHAVAGNPTDVVGDTDAQRYKIAIEGFVNDPNVDAILVIVLFQVPLLNEEEIIEILADYAKKSEKPIVAVAMGGKKTEYYAKLLEEKGVPVYPTPERGVRALAGLVQYVKYLEKVEGE; encoded by the coding sequence ATGGAAACGCCAAAAATCGTTGAAGAATTAAAACCTTTTTTTGAACCAAAGGCAGTTGCTATTATCGGAGCAACGAACAAAAAAGGAAAGGTTGGAAACGTCATTTTTGAGAACTTCAAGAGGAACAAAGAGCTTGGGATCTTCAAAGGCAATATTTACCCCGTAAATCCAAAGCTTGATGAAATCGATGGATATAAAGTCTATAAGAGTGTTAAAGAACTTCCTGACGACACAGACTTAGCTGTCATCTCTATTCCTGCACCATTTGTCCCAGCCACAATGAAGGACATTGCAGAAAAAGGTATCAAAGCAGTTATCATAATAACAGGTGGTTTTGGAGAGCTTGGTGAGGAAGGGAAAAAACTAGAGAAGGAGATCTATGAAATAGCAAAGGCAAACGGAATTAGAATTATTGGGCCAAACTGTGTTGGTGTTTATGTTCCAGACACAGGTGTAGACACTGTTTTTTTACCAGAAGAAAAAATGGACAGGCCAAAGAGCGGCCCAATAGCTTTTGTTTCTCAAAGTGGAGCTTTCGCAGCAGCAATGCTTGACTGGGCTGCTTTGGCTGGGATAGGAATCGGAAAAATGGTCAGCTATGGTAATAAAATAGATGTAGACGATGCTGATTTAATGGACTACTTCATTTATGACGACCAAATTAAAGTCGTTACTTTCTACATTGAAGGAGTTAAGGATGGTAGAAAGTTCATTGAAGCTGCAAAGAGGATAACAAAAGTAAAACCCGTCATTGCACTGAAGAGTGGAAGAACTGAGTATGGAGCAAAAGCTGCCTCATCACACACTGGTTCATTGGCAGGGGCGGATGTTATTTACGATGCAGTCTTCAAGCAAACTGGAATAATTAGAGCTGAAGACTTTGAGCACATGTTTGATGTCGCTAAGGCCTTTGCAAAGTGCAAGCTTCCAAAGGGTGATAGGATTGGGATAATCACTGATGGTGGTGGAGCTGGAGTCATGGCAAGTGATGCAGTTGCTAAATTTGGCTTAAAGATGGCGCAGCTCAGTGAAGAGACTCTCAAGTTCCTTAAGGAGAACTTCCCACCACATGCAGTCGCTGGTAACCCAACTGACGTCGTGGGAGATACCGACGCTCAAAGATACAAGATTGCGATTGAAGGCTTTGTAAATGACCCGAATGTTGATGCTATTCTAGTAATAGTTCTCTTCCAAGTGCCGCTTCTTAACGAAGAGGAAATTATTGAAATCTTAGCGGACTATGCAAAGAAGAGTGAGAAGCCAATAGTGGCAGTTGCAATGGGTGGTAAAAAGACGGAGTATTATGCAAAGCTGCTTGAGGAGAAAGGAGTTCCAGTATATCCAACACCTGAGAGGGGAGTTAGGGCTTTAGCCGGTCTTGTTCAATACGTAAAATATCTGGAGAAGGTTGAAGGGGAGTGA